A region from the Desulfitobacterium dehalogenans ATCC 51507 genome encodes:
- a CDS encoding pentapeptide repeat-containing protein: MSENEMDLSFSIEKRSNLHPDCENCFGLCCVALYFSVSEGFPIDKNAGEPCPNLEQDFRCCIHNNLLEHGLKGCIAFECFGAGQKVSKVSFDGRDWRKAPESSEQMFKVFLFMRQLHELLWYLTEALTLQPASPIHDVLSSMLYETEQVTCLRPDLLMQLDLVAYRAKVNTLLLRSSELVRSEVLHGLKTHRGSKKTFGRGADLIACDLRKIDLRGANLRGAYLIAADLRGVDLNGTDFIGADFRDIDIRGADLSKSIFLTQAQLNVAKGDVSTKLPPLLIHPKHWSVST; encoded by the coding sequence TTGTCCGAAAACGAAATGGATTTATCTTTTTCTATCGAAAAACGCAGTAATCTGCACCCCGACTGTGAAAATTGTTTTGGTTTATGCTGTGTTGCACTCTACTTTTCAGTTTCGGAAGGTTTCCCAATCGACAAAAACGCAGGTGAACCTTGCCCCAATCTGGAACAAGACTTTCGCTGTTGTATTCACAATAACCTATTGGAACATGGACTTAAAGGTTGCATTGCATTTGAGTGTTTTGGTGCGGGTCAGAAGGTTTCTAAAGTCAGTTTTGATGGGCGCGACTGGCGGAAAGCCCCAGAATCTTCTGAGCAAATGTTTAAGGTATTTCTTTTCATGAGACAACTTCATGAACTTCTTTGGTATCTGACAGAAGCGTTGACGCTACAACCAGCTAGCCCTATCCATGATGTGCTTAGTTCTATGCTTTATGAGACGGAACAAGTCACTTGCCTTAGACCTGATTTACTCATGCAATTAGATTTGGTAGCATACCGAGCAAAAGTTAATACCCTGCTTCTGAGGTCTAGCGAACTTGTAAGGAGTGAAGTTTTACACGGGTTGAAGACTCATCGCGGAAGCAAGAAGACCTTCGGCAGAGGAGCAGACCTTATTGCATGTGATCTTAGAAAAATCGACCTGAGAGGAGCTAACTTGAGGGGAGCATATCTTATTGCAGCAGACCTCAGGGGAGTAGACCTAAATGGTACTGATTTCATTGGAGCTGATTTCCGAGATATTGACATTAGAGGAGCAGATCTTAGCAAGAGCATCTTTCTTACCCAAGCTCAGCTTAATGTAGCGAAGGGGGATGTCAGTACAAAGTTACCCCCATTACTTATTCACCCTAAGCATTGGAGTGTTTCTACTTAA
- a CDS encoding VOC family protein, producing MGLKFDAFGIFVNDLKVMTEFYRDILGVEIQWDGNGPHAEFLHEGIRFMMYERKELPGYLGTEVSYPNGINGTFELAIDLPEFSDVDIEFKRVVDSGATPVLYPRTEPWGMRSSFILDPEGNLIEIGSWGKGKNK from the coding sequence ATGGGTTTAAAGTTTGATGCGTTTGGTATTTTCGTAAATGATCTGAAAGTTATGACCGAATTCTACAGAGATATCCTTGGAGTAGAAATTCAATGGGATGGAAATGGACCTCATGCTGAGTTTCTGCATGAAGGGATACGTTTCATGATGTATGAGAGAAAAGAGTTGCCAGGATATCTAGGGACAGAAGTGTCTTATCCAAATGGCATTAATGGCACATTTGAATTGGCAATTGATTTGCCTGAGTTTTCGGATGTAGATATAGAATTCAAGAGAGTTGTCGATTCTGGTGCTACGCCAGTTCTTTATCCAAGAACAGAACCATGGGGGATGCGGTCTTCATTTATACTTGATCCAGAAGGAAATCTGATTGAAATTGGTTCATGGGGGAAAGGCAAAAATAAATAG
- a CDS encoding LolA family protein — MEEKDLRRKLFWVILICILFFTAGCAKSTDLNDLINMSRDIQEFYYEERNSEGIVFDGKVWAKDNQFKREVTIYSDNVAVDTIGYIRDGSGKMTKYKVLSKNTSAAVATGMIGKFEGIRGNSFLRYIDMIDPKSAEIVGTEKVEGRQSVIIKTNIANRVDPSKIWIDKKTGVPTKIEFVENEKILTTLTYKNVKIGPGSVSDKKFSVPKSAIILEE, encoded by the coding sequence ATGGAGGAGAAAGATTTGAGAAGAAAACTTTTTTGGGTAATCCTTATTTGTATCCTCTTTTTCACAGCAGGGTGTGCTAAGTCAACGGACTTAAATGACTTAATTAACATGAGCAGAGACATCCAAGAGTTTTACTACGAAGAACGCAATTCTGAAGGAATAGTCTTTGATGGTAAGGTTTGGGCTAAGGATAATCAATTTAAGCGTGAAGTAACTATATACAGCGATAATGTGGCGGTAGACACAATCGGATATATAAGAGATGGCTCAGGTAAGATGACAAAGTATAAGGTTCTAAGCAAGAATACATCAGCCGCTGTAGCAACAGGAATGATAGGAAAATTTGAGGGAATAAGAGGGAACTCATTTTTGAGATACATTGATATGATAGATCCGAAAAGTGCGGAAATAGTGGGGACAGAAAAAGTGGAAGGACGGCAGAGTGTAATTATCAAGACAAACATAGCTAATAGGGTAGATCCATCTAAAATATGGATAGATAAGAAAACAGGAGTTCCAACAAAAATCGAATTTGTAGAGAATGAGAAGATTTTGACCACATTAACTTATAAGAATGTAAAAATAGGTCCCGGCTCGGTCTCTGATAAAAAATTCTCTGTTCCTAAGTCAGCAATAATCCTAGAGGAATAG
- a CDS encoding iron chaperone — MNEVDAYIKGFPVEVQERLTAIRNIVLESAPQATERICMSIPTYDLNGKWLVHFAGFKKHIGFYPQPEGIVAFKEKLSDYKTSKGTVQFPLGKPLPLDLIREIVRFRVEEQLK; from the coding sequence ATGAATGAAGTAGACGCATATATTAAAGGCTTCCCTGTCGAAGTACAGGAGCGATTGACCGCAATCAGAAATATTGTCCTTGAGTCAGCCCCACAGGCTACCGAACGAATTTGTATGAGCATACCTACATATGATTTGAACGGAAAATGGTTGGTTCATTTTGCTGGATTTAAAAAGCATATTGGCTTTTATCCACAACCTGAAGGTATAGTAGCATTCAAAGAAAAACTATCCGACTATAAAACCTCGAAAGGGACAGTGCAATTCCCGTTGGGTAAGCCATTGCCCTTAGATTTGATTCGTGAGATTGTCAGGTTCAGGGTAGAAGAACAATTAAAATAA
- a CDS encoding LTA synthase family protein produces MSVLQYKSVKRNLRIIFDLIPDPFWWGSFIIGYIKVIAFMGLTTSWNNSWEFYFINNYALSSTLAFCFTLLFFSIPLLFKGRSRLWVTWAFGALLAFLLLADLVYYRGYGDFLTFHLVAQLTNLEDLGSSILSLLYLPDALFAIDCILALLLLVLRRESGKDIRRQIPWFLLIWVLATGFIYSAHYRYDQVENGQNHIVFRICWAPTDSMRNLSPIGYHFYDGYVYFKENQIIELTPEQEEEIQNWYVQNQEDLPSDEYKGLFAGQNLILLQVESLENFVINQSYNNQEITPTLNRLLQDSIYFPNFYEQVWNGTTSDAELLANASVYPVRRGSTFFRYPLNEYNSLPKLLAEKGYATQASHPDNAGYWNWVQALIGMGFSNTLDIKDFVMDEKIGLGLSDSSYLRQMLPILERSSQPFYDFIITMTSHGPYDLPKEYRELEIDPRIDRTKLGGYFQSIHYTDKQIGMFIESLDQKGLLENTVIVIYGDHGGIHKYYNDELPGIQPQEDWWMENDPKVPFLIYKKGLGPKVIETTGGQIDILPTVAYLMGIEEEKYVKTTQGRNLMTTQRDYAVLADGTFVGTSKELEDHAVKGLTLSDLIIQSNYFDKNAK; encoded by the coding sequence ATGTCCGTTCTACAATATAAATCCGTAAAGAGAAACCTCCGCATAATATTTGATCTTATACCGGATCCTTTTTGGTGGGGATCCTTTATTATTGGCTATATTAAAGTGATCGCCTTTATGGGATTGACCACATCCTGGAACAACTCATGGGAATTTTACTTTATCAATAATTATGCCTTGTCCAGCACTCTTGCTTTCTGTTTTACTCTCTTATTCTTTTCCATTCCTTTGCTTTTTAAAGGAAGAAGCCGTCTCTGGGTAACCTGGGCCTTTGGTGCACTCCTGGCCTTTTTATTACTGGCTGATTTGGTATACTATCGGGGATATGGTGATTTTCTTACCTTTCACCTTGTCGCTCAATTAACCAATCTTGAAGACCTAGGCAGTTCGATTCTATCTCTGCTTTATTTGCCCGATGCTCTTTTTGCCATCGACTGTATATTGGCTCTTTTATTGCTTGTCTTGAGAAGAGAATCAGGAAAGGACATTAGACGGCAAATCCCTTGGTTCCTTCTTATTTGGGTATTGGCTACGGGATTTATTTATTCAGCCCATTATCGTTATGACCAAGTGGAGAATGGGCAAAATCATATTGTTTTTCGGATATGCTGGGCTCCTACAGACAGTATGAGAAATTTATCTCCTATCGGCTATCATTTCTATGACGGTTATGTTTATTTTAAGGAAAATCAGATCATTGAGCTGACTCCTGAACAGGAGGAAGAGATCCAAAACTGGTATGTGCAAAATCAGGAAGATTTACCTTCCGATGAGTATAAAGGACTGTTTGCGGGACAAAATCTTATTCTGTTACAGGTAGAGTCCCTGGAGAATTTCGTCATCAATCAAAGCTACAATAATCAAGAAATAACTCCGACTCTGAATCGGCTTTTGCAGGATAGCATCTATTTTCCTAATTTCTATGAACAAGTATGGAATGGAACTACTTCTGATGCTGAGCTCCTGGCCAATGCCTCCGTCTATCCGGTAAGAAGGGGGAGTACCTTCTTCAGATATCCCCTCAACGAATATAATTCTCTGCCTAAGCTTCTTGCTGAAAAAGGATACGCTACCCAGGCCAGCCATCCCGATAATGCCGGCTACTGGAACTGGGTTCAGGCCTTAATAGGTATGGGTTTCTCCAATACACTGGATATTAAAGACTTTGTTATGGATGAGAAAATTGGTCTGGGATTAAGCGATAGCAGCTATCTCCGACAAATGCTTCCTATTCTTGAGCGGTCTTCTCAGCCCTTCTATGATTTCATCATCACCATGACCAGTCATGGCCCCTATGATCTGCCAAAGGAGTATCGTGAACTGGAAATCGATCCTCGGATTGACCGGACAAAACTGGGAGGGTATTTCCAAAGCATTCATTACACAGATAAGCAGATTGGTATGTTCATAGAATCTCTTGATCAGAAAGGGCTTTTAGAGAATACAGTGATTGTCATTTATGGTGATCATGGCGGGATTCATAAATATTACAACGATGAGCTCCCCGGCATCCAGCCTCAGGAAGATTGGTGGATGGAGAACGACCCTAAGGTTCCTTTCCTTATCTACAAAAAGGGCTTGGGTCCTAAGGTTATTGAAACCACAGGAGGGCAGATTGATATTTTGCCAACGGTTGCTTATTTGATGGGGATAGAAGAAGAGAAGTATGTCAAGACTACCCAAGGTCGAAATCTTATGACGACCCAAAGGGATTATGCTGTTTTGGCTGACGGAACCTTTGTCGGCACCAGCAAGGAGCTTGAAGACCATGCAGTGAAGGGGTTAACCCTTTCTGATTTAATCATCCAAAGTAATTATTTTGACAAAAATGCTAAATAG
- a CDS encoding HesB/IscA family protein → MVKISELAAQKVKEVQKAQNKENCYLRLYLAGFGCGGPSFGMALEDAKTEMDVLDEEHGVSVITASSLSEYLEDAFIDFIETEESSGFEIRLAKDFGGQGCGSSCGGCGGSC, encoded by the coding sequence ATGGTTAAAATTTCAGAACTTGCAGCCCAGAAAGTTAAGGAAGTGCAAAAAGCACAGAATAAGGAGAATTGCTATCTTCGTCTCTATCTGGCGGGATTTGGTTGTGGTGGCCCAAGTTTTGGGATGGCCTTGGAAGATGCTAAGACAGAAATGGATGTTCTGGACGAAGAGCATGGAGTATCCGTTATTACAGCCAGCTCCCTTTCCGAATATCTTGAAGATGCCTTTATCGATTTTATAGAAACTGAAGAAAGCAGTGGTTTTGAGATCCGTTTGGCGAAGGATTTTGGCGGACAAGGTTGCGGCAGCAGTTGTGGCGGCTGCGGCGGAAGTTGCTAA